A genomic segment from Nymphalis io chromosome 15, ilAglIoxx1.1, whole genome shotgun sequence encodes:
- the LOC126773763 gene encoding myosin heavy chain, muscle isoform X3, with protein sequence MPKPQVQEGEDPDPTPYLFVSLEQKRIDQSKPYDGKKACWVPDEKEGFVQGEIKATKGDLVTVNLPGGETKDFKKDLVAQVNPPKYEKCEDMSNLTYLNDASVLYNLKQRYYHKLIYTYSGLFCVAINPYKRFPVYTFRCAKLYRGKRRSEVPPHIFAISDGAYVNMLTNHENQSMLITGESGAGKTENTKKVIAYFATVGAAQKKDPSQDKGKGSLEDQVVQTNPVLEAFGNAKTVRNDNSSRFGKFIRIHFGPSGKLAGADIETYLLEKARVISQQALERSYHIFYQMMSGSVSGLKDMCLLSNDIHDYYIVSQGKTTIPNVDDGEECLLTDQAFDILGFTQEEKDNVYKITAAVMHMGCMKFKQRGREEQAEADGTEDGDKVAKLLGVDCADLYKNLLKPRIKVGNEFVTQGRNKDQVTNSVGALCKGMFDRLFKWLVKKCNETLDTKQKRQHFIGVLDIAGFEIFDYNGFEQLCINFTNEKLQQFFNHHMFVLEQEEYKKEGINWTFIDFGMDLLACIDLIEKPMGILSILEEESMFPKATDQTFVEKLNNNHLGKSAPYLKPKPPKPGCQAAHFAIGHYAGNVGYNITGWLEKNKDPLNDTVVDQFKKGANKLLVEIFADHPGQSGDAGAGGGGGKGAGGKRAKGSAFQTVSSLYREQLNNLMTTLRSTQPHFVRCIIPNELKQAGLIDSHLVMHQLTCNGVLEGIRICRKGFPNRMVYPDFKLRYKILAPQAAEKETDPKKIAQVILEATGLDVESYRLGHTKVFFRAGVLGQMEELRDDRLSKIVSWLQAYIRGYLSRKDFKKLQEQRLALQVVQRNLRKYLQLRTWPWWKLWQRVKPLLNVTRIEDEIAKLEEKAQKAQEAFEKEEKLRKEVEALNSKLLEEKQALLASLEGEKGSLSETQERANKLQAQKADLEGQLRDTQDRLTQEEDARNQLFQAKKKLEQEISGLKKDVEDLELNVQKAEQDKATKDHQIRNLNDEIAHQDELINKLNKEKKLQGESNQKTSEELQAAEDKVNHLNKVKQKLEQTLDELEDSLEREKKLRGDVEKQRRKVEGDLKLTQEAVSDLERNKKELEQTIQRKDKEISSLTAKLEDEQSLVSKVQKQIKELQARIEELEEEVESERQARAKAEKQRADLARELEELGERLEEAGGATSAQIELNKKREAELSKLRRDLEEANIQHESTLANLRKKHNDAVAEMGEQLDQLNKLKAKAEKERSQYFSEVNDLRAGLDHLSNEKAAQEKIVKQLQHQLNEVQSKADESNRTLNDLDAAKKKLSIENSDLLRQLEEAESQVSQLSKIKVSLTTQLEDTKRLADEEARERATLLGKFRNLEHDLDNIREQVEEEAEGKADLQRQLSKANAEAQLWRSKYESEGVARSEELEEAKRKLQARLAEAEETIESLNQKVVALEKTKQRLATEVEDLQLEVDRATAIANAAEKKQKAFDKIIGEWKLKVDDLAAELDASQKECRNYSTELFRLKGAYEEGQEQLEAVRRENKNLADEVKDLLDQIGEGGRNIHEIEKARKRLEAEKDELQAALEEAEAALEQEENKVLRAQLELSQVRQEIDRRIQEKEEEFENTRKNHQRALDSMQASLEAEAKGKAEALRMKKKLEADINELEIALDHANKANAEAQKNIKRYQAQIKDLQTALEEEQRARDDAREQLGISERRANALQNELEESRTLLEQADRARRQAEQELGDAHEQLNELSAQSASLSAAKRKLESELQTLHSDLDELLNEAKNSEEKAKKAMVDAARLADELRAEQEHAQTQEKLRKALEQQIKELQVRLDEAEANALKGGKKAIQKLEQRVRELENELDGEQRRHADAQKNLRKAERRIKELTFQAEEDRKNHERMQDLVDKLQQKIKTYKRQIEEAEEIAALNLAKFRKAQQELEEAEERADLAEQAISKFRGKGRAGSAARGVSPAPQRTRPAFDGFGTFPPRFDLAPENDF encoded by the exons ATGCCGAAGCCACAAGTACAAGAGGGTGAGGACCCCGATCCGACCCCATACCTGTTCGTCTCTCTCGAACAAAAGCGTATCGACCAGAGCAAGCCCTACGATGGCAAGAAGGCTTGCTGGGTTCCAGACGAAAAAGAGGGCTTCGTGCAGGGTGAAATTAAGGCCACCAAGGGTGACCTGGTGACCGTCAACCTTCCCGGAGGCGAG ACCAAAGACTTCAAGAAGGACCTAGTAGCACAAGTCAACCCGCCTAAGTACGAAAAATGTGAGGATATGTCCAATTTGACATACCTCAACGACGCTTCGGTTTTGTATAACTTGAAGCAGAGATATTACCATAAGCTTATTTAC ACTTACTCGGGTCTCTTCTGTGTGGCCATCAACCCTTACAAGAGATTCCCCGTGTACACCTTCCGATGTGCCAAGCTTTACCGAGGCAAGCGTCGTTCGGAAGTGCCACCCCACATTTTCGCCATTTCCGACGGCGCCTACGTCAACATGTTAACCAACCACGAAAATCAATCTATGTTGATTAC TGGTGAGTCTGGTGCCGGAAAGACTGAGAACACGAAGAAGGTAATTGCTTACTTCGCCACCGTTGGTGCTGCGCAAAAGAAAGACCCGTCGCAGGACAAAGGAAAGGGATCCCTGGAAGACCAGGTCGTCCAAACTAACCCTGTGCTTGAAGCCTTCGGTAACGCCAAGACTGTGCGTAACGACAACTCCTCGCGTTTC GGTAAATTCATCCGTATTCACTTCGGCCCCTCTGGAAAACTGGCTGGTGCTGACATTGAGACCT ACCTGCTCGAGAAGGCTCGTGTAATTTCCCAGCAAGCCCTTGAGCGTTCTTACCACATCTTCTACCAGATGATGTCTGGTTCCGTAAGCGGTCTTAAAG ACATGTGTCTGCTGTCAAACGACATACATGATTATTACATCGTATCGCAAGGAAAAACTACAATCCCAAACGTAGATGATGGCGAGGAATGTCTGTTGACCGAT CAAGCCTTCGACATTCTTGGTTTTACCCAAGAAGAGAAGGACAATGTATACAAGATCACCGCCGCTGTCATGCACATGGGTTGTATGAAGTTCAAGCAGAGGGGTCGTGAGGAACAGGCTGAAGCTGATGGCACTGAG GACGGTGACAAGGTTGCCAAGCTCCTCGGTGTTGACTGCGCTGACTTGTACAAGAACTTGCTGAAGCCCCGCATCAAGGTCGGAAACGAATTCGTGACCCAGGGTCGTAACAAGGACCAAGTCACCAACTCCGTCGGTGCTCTTTGTAAGGGCATGTTCGATCGTCTCTTCAAGTGGCTCGTCAAGAAGTGTAATGAAACCCTAGACACCAAGCAGAAGAGACAGCACTTCATCGGTGTACTGGATATTGCTGGTTTCGAAATCTTCGAC tacAACGGTTTCGAGCAACTCTGCATTAACTTCACAAACGAGAAGCTCCAGCAATTCTTTAACCATCACATGTTCGTACTCGAACAAGAGGAGTACAAGAAAGAGGGCATCAACTGGACCTTCATCGATTTCGGAATGGACTTGCTAGCTTGTATCGATTTGATCGAGAAG CCCATGGGTATCCTCTCAATTCTTGAGGAAGAGTCTATGTTCCCGAAAGCTACCGACCAGACTTTCGTTGAGAAGTTGAACAACAACCACTTGGGTAAATCTGCTCCTTACCTGAAGCCTAAGCCCCCCAAGCCTGGTTGCCAAGCCGCTCACTTCGCTATTGGTCACTACGCCGGTAAT gtCGGTTACAACATCACTGGCTGGCTTGAAAAGAACAAGGACCCTCTTAACGACACTGTCGTTGACCAATTCAAGAAGGGTGCCAACAAACTGTTGGTGGAAATTTTCGCTGACCATCCTGGCCAGTCTGGTGATGCTGGAGCTGGTGGTGGTGGCGGCAAGG GCGCTGGGGGCAAGCGTGCTAAGGGTTCTGCTTTCCAGACCGTGTCATCACTTTACAGG GAACAACTTAACAATCTGATGACAACGCTGAGGTCCACTCAACCTCACTTCGTGCGTTGTATCATTCCCAATGAATTGAAACAGGCTG GTCTCATCGACTCTCACCTTGTGATGCACCAGCTCACCTGTAACGGTGTGCTTGAAGGCATCCGTATTTGCCGTAAAGGTTTCCCCAACAGGATGGTCTACCCAGACTTCAAGCTCCG ctACAAGATCCTGGCCCCTCAAGCTGCGGAAAAAGAAACTGACCCTAAGAAAATCGCCCAAGTCATCTTAGAAGCTACGGGCTTGGATGTCGAGTCCTACCGTCTGGGTCATACCAAG GTATTCTTCCGCGCTGGTGTTCTGGGTCAGATGGAAGAATTGCGTGACGACAGGCTGTCTAAGATCGTATCTTGGCTCCAGGCCTACATCCGTGGTTACCTGTCCCGTAAGGACTTCAAGAAGTTGCAGGAACAGAG ATTGGCTCTCCAAGTTGTCCAACGCAACTTGCGCAAGTACTTGCAGCTCCGCACCTGGCCATGGTGGAAACTGTGGCAGAGGGTCAAGCCCCTCCTCAACGTCACCCGCATCGAGGATGAGATCGCG AAACTGGAGGAGAAGGCTCAAAAAGCCCAGGAGGCGTTTGAGAAGGAAGAAAAACTCCGCAAGGAGGTTGAGGCCCTCAACTCTAAACTGCTTGAGGAGAAGCAAGCCCTACTTGCTTCCCTCGAGGGAGAAAAGGGTTCTCTCTCTGAAACCCAGGAGCGTGCCAACAAACTCCAGGCACAGAAGGCTGATCTCGAGGGTCAACTTAgg gACACGCAAGACCGTCTCACCCAGGAAGAGGATGCCCGCAACCAACTATTCCAAGCCAAGAAGAAGTTGGAGCAGGAAATCTCTGGTTTAAAGAAAGATGTAGAAGACCTCGAATTAAACGTCCAGAAGGCTGAACAGGATAAGGCTACCAAGGACCACCAAATCCGCAACTTAAACGATGAAATCGCCCACCAGGACGAGCTCATTAACAAACTCAACAAGGAAAAGAAACTTCAAGGAGAATCTAACCAGAAGACCTCTGAGGAGCTGCAAGCCGCTGAGGACAAGGTTAACCACCTCAACAAGGTCAAGCAGAAGCTCGAGCAGACCCTTGATGAGCTCGAAGACTCATTGGAGCGTGAAAAGAAACTGCGCGGTGATGTTGAAAAGCAGAGGAGGAAGGTTGAAGGCGACCTTAAACTTACCCAGGAAGCCGTCTCCGACCTCGAACGCAACAAAAAGGAACTCGAACAAACCATTCAGCGCAAGGACAAGGAAATCTCTTCTCTCACTGCCAAGCTCGAAGACGAACAATCTTTGGTCAGCAAGGTCCAGAAACAGATCAAAGAACTGCAAGCCCGCATCGAGGAACTGGAAGAGGAAGTCGAATCCGAACGCCAGGCCCGTGCTAAGGCTGAGAAGCAGCGCGCTGATCTTGCTCGTGAACTCGAAGAGCTGGGTGAACGTCTTGAGGAAGCCGGTGGTGCCACCTCTGCTCAAATTGAACTTAACAAGAAGCGTGAGGCTGAGCTCAGCAAACTCCGTCGTGACTTGGAAGAAGCTAACATTCAGCACGAGTCCACCCTCGCTAACCTCCGCAAGAAGCACAACGATGCCGTTGCGGAAATGGGTGAGCAACTCGACCAGCTCAACAAGCTTAAGGCTAA GGCTGAGAAAGAGCGCTCTCAATACTTTAGCGAAGTCAATGACCTTCGCGCCGGTCTCGACCACTTGTCCAACGAAAAG GCTGCTCAAGAAAAGATCGTCAAGCAACTTCAACACCAGCTCAACGAGGTTCAAAGCAAGGCTGATGAATCCAACCGCACCCTCAATGACCTGGATGCCGCTAAGAAGAAGTTGTCCATTGAGAACTCCGACCTGCTCCGCCAGTTGGAGGAGGCTGAGTCCCAGGTGTCGCAGCTCTCCAAGATTAAGGTGTCTCTCACCACTCAGCTGGAAGACACCAAGAGGCTCGCCGACGAAGAGGCCAGG GAACGCGCTACTTTGCTTGGCAAATTCCGCAACCTCGAACACGACTTGGACAACATCCGCGAGCAAGTGGAAGAGGAAGCCGAAGGCAAGGCTGACTTACAGCGTCAACTGTCGAAGGCTAACGCTGAAGCTCAACTCTGGCGCTCCAAGTACGAGTCCGAGGGTGTTGCCCGCTCCGAGGAACTCGAGGAAGCCAAGCGCAAGCTCCAAGCTCGTCTTGCCGAAGCCGAAGAAACCATCGAATCTCTCAACCAGAAGGTTGTTGCTCTCGAAAAGACCAAGCAGCGCCTTGCCACCGAAGTCGAGGACTTGCAACTCGAGGTTGACCGTGCCACCGCCATCGCTAACGCTGCTGAGAAGAAGCAAAAGGCCTTTGATAAGATCATCGGTGAATGGAAGCTCAAGGTTGATGACCTTGCTGCCGAACTTGATGCCAGCCAAAAGGAATGCCGTAACTACTCTACCGAATTATTCCGCCTTAAGGGTGCCTACGAGGAAGGTCAGGAACAACTCGAGGCCGTGCGCCGTGAAAACAAGAACCTCGCCGATGAAGTCAAGGATCTGCTTGATCAGATTGGCGAAGGTGGCCGCAACATCCACGAAATCGAGAAGGCCAGGAAGCGTCTTGAAGCTGAAAAAGACGAACTCCAGGCCGCTCTCGAGGAAGCCGAAGCAGCTCTTGAGCAGGAAGAAAACAAGGTTCTGCGTGCTCAACTCGAGCTGTCTCAGGTTAGACAGGAAATTGACAGGAGGATCCAGGAGAAGGAAGAGGAATTCGAGAATACCCGCAAGAACCACCAACGTGCCTTGGACTCTATGCAAGCTTCCCTTGAAGCAGAAGCTAAGGGCAAGGCTGAGGCCCTGCGCATGAAGAAGAAGTTGGAGGCTGACATCAATGAACTCGAGATCGCCCTCGACCACGCTAACAAGGCTAACGCTGAAGCCCAGAAGAACATTAAACGTTACCAGGCACAGATCAAGGACCTCCAAACTGCCTTGGAAGAAGAACAGCGTGCTCGTGATGATGCCCGCGAACAGCTTGGAATCTCAGAGCGTCGTGCTAACGCCCTCCAAAATGAGCTCGAGGAATCTCGTACGCTCCTTGAACAAGCCGACCGTGCTCGTCGTCAAGCTGAACAAGAACTTGGTGATGCCCACGAACAGCTCAACGAACTTTCTGCTCAAAGCGCTTCCCTCTCTGCTGCTAAGAGGAAACTCGAGTCTGAGCTCCAAACCCTGCACTCTGACCTTGACGAACTCCTTAACGAGGCTAAGAACTCCGAGGAGAAGGCAAAGAAAGCCATGGTTGATGCAGCCAGGCTTGCCGACGAACTCCGTGCTGAGCAAGAACACGCCCAGACCCAGGAGAAGCTTCGCAAGGCACTTGAACAGCAGATCAAGGAATTGCAAGTCAGACTTGATGAAGCTGAAGCTAACGCACTCAAGGGAGGCAAGAAGGCCATCCAGAAACTTGAACAAAGAGTAAGGGAGCTTGAAAACGAGCTTGATGGTGAACAGAGGAGGCACGCTGATGCACAGAAGAACCTGCGCAAGGCTGAAAGACGCATCAAGGAATTGACCTTCCAGGCCGAAGAAGACCGCAAGAACCATGAACGCATGCAGGATCTGGTCGACAAACTGCAGCAGAAGATCAAGACCTACAAGAGGCAGATCGAAGAAGCCGAAGAGATCGCCGCCCTTAACTTGGCTAAGTTCCGTAAGGCACAGCAAGAATTGGAAGAAGCCGAAGAAAGGGCAGACCTTGCCGAGCAAGCTATCAGCAAATTCCGTGGCAAGGGACGCGCGGGATCAGCTGCGAGAGGAGTTAGTCCAGCG CCCCAACGTACGCGCCCCGCCTTTGACGGTTTCGGCACCTTCCCACCAAGGTTCGACCTGGCGCCCGAAAACGATTTCTAA